A single genomic interval of Lathyrus oleraceus cultivar Zhongwan6 chromosome 7, CAAS_Psat_ZW6_1.0, whole genome shotgun sequence harbors:
- the LOC127106538 gene encoding auxin-induced protein 6B-like, translating into MGFRFPKMIRKASFSANRAVSKVVDVPKGYLAVYVGEEMKRFVIPISYLNQPSFQDLLSQAEEEFGYDHPMGGLTIPCTEDAFQHITSCLNRL; encoded by the coding sequence ATGGGTTTTCGTTTCCCTAAAATGATCAGAAAGGCATCTTTTTCTGCAAACCGAGCAGTTTCAAAAGTTGTGGACGTGCCAAAGGGATACCTTGCAGTCTATGTTGGAGAAGAAATGAAGCGGTTTGTGATCCCAATTTCATACTTGAACCAACCATCCTTTCAAGACTTGTTGAGTCAGGCCGAGGAAGAGTTCGGATATGATCATCCAATGGGTGGCCTAACCATTCCTTGCACTGAAGATGCATTTCAACACATTACTTCTTGCTTGAATAGGCTATGA